From one Desulfurellaceae bacterium genomic stretch:
- a CDS encoding iron-sulfur cluster assembly accessory protein: MDQERQAETHEPWLSLTAEAVKMVKRTLAIKGVDNWGLRMTVSGGGCKGFQYSLNLERAARDDDYVVVQDGITTYLDPTSARHLRGTRLDYVTNRHGTGFHFFGLDVERTIGCGSPILLRGCIQNNTRTEGCVLCAQRPLMDIDLDAASDFIDRRQSISHPGLTPMQKCEKCCFVICQCDAEAG, from the coding sequence ATGGATCAGGAGCGACAAGCTGAGACACACGAACCCTGGCTCTCGTTGACGGCCGAAGCGGTCAAGATGGTCAAGCGGACCCTGGCAATCAAGGGCGTTGACAACTGGGGCCTGCGCATGACCGTGTCCGGCGGAGGTTGCAAAGGCTTCCAGTACAGCCTCAACCTCGAACGTGCGGCTCGTGACGACGATTACGTCGTCGTCCAGGACGGTATCACCACCTATCTCGATCCGACCAGCGCCCGCCACCTGAGGGGCACCCGGCTGGATTACGTGACCAACCGGCACGGGACCGGCTTCCATTTTTTCGGGCTCGACGTGGAACGCACAATTGGCTGCGGCTCGCCCATCCTGCTGCGCGGCTGCATCCAGAACAACACCCGGACCGAGGGCTGTGTGCTGTGCGCCCAGCGACCGCTGATGGACATCGACCTGGATGCGGCCAGCGATTTCATCGACCGCCGACAGAGCATCTCTCACCCGGGTCTGACACCGATGCAGAAGTGCGAGAAGTGCTGCTTTGTCATCTGTCAGTGCGACGCGGAGGCGGGATAG
- a CDS encoding MotA/TolQ/ExbB proton channel family protein, translated as MNSIYWGVIWFVLLSVSAWSGPAAQEAPGSLEELLERVRSARQTDTRLHGEREARFVAERDQQQERIQQARADLNEVRREGEQRRVVFEQNEDRLGELRDQLDERAASLGELFGVVRQVARDTAGLLENSLVSAQLGERAAFLYAVGESRELPSLDELERLWVGLLEEMTQSGRVVQFPTTVVDANGTQAERTVVRVGVFNSVSQGNYLRYVPETRQLVELTRQPEPRYRSAAQELEQTSDGYGAFGIDPSRGAILAALVQTPDVWERLQQGGFIGYIIIAIGFVGLGLVVERAVYLWREGRRINAQRQTDTPQADNALGRVMLVYHNDEEQDAETLEARLDEAILNQVPRLERGLSTISILAAVAPLLGLLGTVVGMIDTFQAITLFGTGDPRTMSSGISQALVTTQLGLTVAIPIVLLHTLVSGKSTRLIQILDEQSAGMIARLVERRSELPDPESA; from the coding sequence GTGAACAGCATATACTGGGGGGTGATCTGGTTCGTCCTGCTGAGCGTGTCGGCCTGGTCGGGGCCGGCCGCCCAGGAAGCGCCCGGCTCGCTCGAGGAATTGCTGGAGCGCGTGCGGTCTGCACGGCAGACCGATACCCGGCTGCACGGTGAGCGCGAAGCCCGTTTTGTGGCCGAGCGTGACCAGCAGCAGGAGCGCATCCAGCAGGCCAGAGCAGACCTCAACGAGGTCAGGCGCGAGGGCGAACAGAGGCGGGTGGTTTTTGAGCAGAACGAAGACCGTCTGGGGGAGCTGCGCGACCAGCTTGATGAGCGGGCGGCCTCGCTGGGCGAGCTGTTCGGTGTGGTGCGCCAGGTGGCGCGCGATACCGCAGGCCTGCTTGAGAACTCGCTCGTGTCCGCCCAACTCGGGGAGCGGGCGGCTTTTCTGTACGCCGTGGGCGAGAGCCGGGAACTGCCCTCGCTGGACGAACTCGAACGCCTGTGGGTTGGGCTGCTGGAAGAGATGACCCAGTCCGGGCGGGTGGTCCAATTTCCGACGACGGTGGTGGACGCGAATGGCACCCAGGCGGAGCGAACAGTCGTCCGGGTCGGGGTGTTTAACAGCGTCTCTCAGGGCAACTATCTCCGCTATGTGCCGGAAACGCGCCAGCTGGTGGAGCTGACGCGCCAGCCGGAGCCGCGCTACCGCAGCGCCGCCCAGGAACTGGAGCAGACCAGCGATGGCTATGGCGCGTTCGGCATAGACCCGTCTCGGGGCGCGATTCTGGCCGCGCTGGTCCAGACCCCAGACGTGTGGGAACGCCTGCAGCAGGGCGGCTTCATCGGCTATATCATCATCGCCATCGGTTTCGTGGGCCTGGGCCTGGTCGTAGAGCGGGCGGTCTACCTGTGGCGAGAGGGGCGGCGCATCAACGCTCAACGCCAGACCGACACACCACAGGCCGACAACGCGCTGGGTCGGGTGATGCTGGTGTATCATAACGACGAAGAGCAGGATGCCGAGACCCTGGAAGCCCGCCTGGATGAGGCCATCCTGAACCAGGTTCCCCGCCTGGAACGTGGCCTGTCGACAATCAGTATCCTGGCCGCAGTCGCCCCGCTGCTGGGCTTGCTGGGCACGGTCGTCGGCATGATCGACACCTTCCAGGCCATTACCCTGTTTGGGACGGGCGATCCCCGCACGATGTCGAGCGGGATTTCGCAGGCGCTGGTGACGACCCAACTGGGGCTGACCGTAGCGATTCCGATTGTCCTTCTTCACACCCTGGTCTCGGGCAAGAGCACCCGACTGATTCAGATCCTGGACGAGCAGAGTGCCGGGATGATCGCCAGACTCGTGGAGCGGCGCAGTGAGCTTCCTGATCCAGAATCCGCTTGA
- a CDS encoding tetratricopeptide repeat protein: MDSRRRRDTRWLGLLGGWAVMCLLVVEVLASEPPLSKEVYDQLVQAQELSQQEQHQQALSQLQTLARNPELSPYEAALAHQTLGHVYAGLNRFDQAIEAFQTSLAGQALPPERAQNLRYNLGQIMIAAERYEEGAQVLETWLADEAEPTPRSRAVLAQVYSQLKRHAEAERHIRQAIDQDVSFHEEWYQLLLFASLEQQKLSQAVDVLHQLLNRLPRKKNYWLQLSQVYLQTEQQERAASALALAHALGLLEEQEVLYVVQSYLQLGLPYKAAELLNEGLASQTVANTETHRELLVTCWLHAKEYQRALDVLEQEAQTASSGKAHIRRAELLAEMERWPEAAAAIAAGVARGELADAGKAYMLLGIAEYRSDKLDESQEAFTKAAGYQPVARQARQWLTFIAQEKSKQS; encoded by the coding sequence ATGGACAGCAGAAGAAGACGCGATACCAGATGGCTTGGCCTGCTGGGCGGCTGGGCAGTCATGTGCCTGCTCGTCGTCGAGGTGCTCGCCAGCGAGCCCCCGCTGTCAAAAGAAGTCTATGATCAGCTGGTCCAGGCTCAGGAGCTGAGCCAGCAGGAGCAGCATCAGCAGGCCCTGAGCCAGTTGCAGACCCTGGCCAGGAACCCCGAGCTCAGTCCCTACGAGGCGGCGCTCGCCCACCAGACCCTGGGCCATGTCTACGCCGGGTTGAACCGCTTTGATCAGGCCATTGAGGCGTTTCAGACAAGTCTGGCCGGCCAGGCCCTGCCGCCCGAACGCGCCCAGAACCTGCGCTATAATCTGGGCCAGATCATGATTGCCGCCGAGCGGTATGAGGAAGGGGCGCAGGTGCTCGAAACCTGGCTGGCTGACGAAGCCGAGCCCACGCCGCGCTCTCGGGCCGTGCTGGCCCAGGTGTACAGCCAGCTCAAGCGCCACGCCGAGGCCGAGCGGCATATCCGACAGGCCATCGACCAGGACGTGAGCTTCCATGAGGAGTGGTACCAGCTGCTGCTGTTTGCGTCGCTCGAACAGCAAAAACTGTCCCAGGCCGTAGATGTGCTGCACCAGCTGCTGAATCGCCTGCCCCGCAAAAAGAACTACTGGTTGCAGCTCTCGCAGGTGTATCTGCAGACCGAGCAGCAGGAGCGGGCCGCCTCAGCGCTGGCCCTGGCCCATGCGCTGGGACTGCTCGAAGAACAGGAAGTGTTATACGTGGTGCAGTCCTATCTGCAACTCGGTCTGCCGTACAAAGCCGCCGAACTCCTGAACGAGGGACTGGCCAGCCAGACGGTGGCCAACACCGAGACACACCGGGAACTCCTGGTGACCTGCTGGCTGCACGCCAAAGAGTATCAGCGGGCGCTGGACGTTCTTGAGCAGGAGGCGCAGACCGCGTCGAGCGGCAAGGCCCATATCCGCCGCGCCGAGCTGCTGGCCGAGATGGAACGCTGGCCAGAAGCTGCGGCGGCCATCGCCGCCGGCGTGGCCAGAGGCGAACTCGCCGATGCCGGAAAAGCCTATATGTTGCTCGGGATTGCCGAGTACCGCTCCGACAAACTGGACGAGAGCCAGGAGGCGTTTACCAAGGCCGCAGGCTATCAGCCGGTGGCCAGACAGGCCCGCCAGTGGCTCACGTTTATTGCCCAGGAGAAGAGCAAACAGTCGTAG
- the feoB gene encoding ferrous iron transport protein B: EHEAEALSASLAPAGLSAAFAERVLLDTDGLLEHDLIGERGSPARTELQAARQRLATAGVEVPQVEVTQRYAWIAQTVAAGLEPQVAHTNGHTPPSWSERLDALVTHRVWGLVIFLLTMAVTFQSIFSWAVPAIDAVDGLFSALGAWVGGSLAEGPLRSLIVDGIIGGVGAVVVFVPQIAILFGLLGLLEDSGYMARAAFLMDRLLAGFGLSGRSFIPLLSSFACAVPGIMSARTIENQRDRIATILIAPLMSCSARLPVYVLLISAFIPAQAVWGVVGLQGLTLFAMYLIGLLVAPPIALVLKRTILAGEPVPFLLELPAFKVPAWRVVVFRMYDRSLAFLKRAGTIILATTILVWALSYYPYSDQISQEFAARRATAPAAEHNSLAVEEAGQRLRQSYLGRAGQAIEPLVEPLGWDWKIGMATLASFPAREVIIAALGTIYNLGSEQDESSLELRDAMRAERRPDGRPVYTPLVALSIMVFFALCCQCGATLATIKRETNSWGYPVFTFVYMTSLAYLGALGVYQLGSRLTG, translated from the coding sequence CGAACACGAGGCCGAGGCGCTTAGCGCCAGTCTGGCACCGGCCGGGCTGTCGGCCGCCTTTGCCGAACGGGTGCTGCTCGACACAGACGGCCTGCTGGAACACGACCTCATCGGCGAGCGTGGCAGCCCGGCCCGCACCGAACTTCAAGCCGCCCGCCAGCGCCTGGCCACAGCCGGGGTCGAGGTTCCCCAGGTTGAGGTGACGCAACGCTATGCGTGGATCGCCCAAACCGTTGCCGCCGGGCTTGAGCCGCAGGTGGCTCACACGAACGGCCACACACCACCGTCCTGGAGCGAGCGCCTTGATGCGCTGGTGACGCACAGAGTCTGGGGTCTGGTGATCTTCCTGCTGACCATGGCCGTCACTTTCCAGTCGATCTTCTCCTGGGCCGTCCCGGCCATCGACGCGGTTGACGGCCTGTTCTCAGCCCTCGGCGCCTGGGTCGGGGGCAGCCTGGCCGAGGGTCCGCTCCGCAGCCTGATCGTCGATGGCATCATTGGCGGGGTTGGAGCGGTAGTGGTGTTCGTGCCCCAGATTGCCATCCTGTTCGGCCTCCTCGGCCTGCTCGAAGACTCCGGGTATATGGCCCGGGCGGCGTTCTTGATGGACCGCCTGCTGGCCGGCTTCGGCCTGTCGGGGCGGAGTTTTATCCCGCTGCTGTCGTCTTTTGCGTGCGCGGTGCCGGGCATCATGTCGGCCCGCACGATCGAGAACCAGCGCGACCGGATCGCCACCATTCTGATTGCCCCGCTGATGAGCTGTAGCGCCCGTCTGCCGGTGTATGTGTTGTTGATCTCGGCCTTTATTCCGGCCCAGGCCGTGTGGGGCGTGGTCGGGCTGCAGGGGCTGACCCTGTTTGCCATGTACCTGATCGGGCTGCTCGTCGCCCCACCCATCGCCCTGGTGCTCAAGCGAACGATACTGGCCGGCGAGCCTGTGCCCTTTCTGCTCGAACTGCCGGCCTTCAAGGTCCCGGCCTGGCGGGTGGTGGTCTTCCGCATGTATGACCGCAGCCTGGCCTTTCTGAAACGGGCTGGCACGATTATCCTGGCCACTACCATCCTGGTCTGGGCCTTATCCTACTACCCCTACTCCGATCAGATCAGCCAGGAGTTTGCCGCCCGACGGGCCACAGCCCCGGCCGCCGAACACAACAGCCTGGCAGTTGAGGAAGCCGGCCAGCGCCTGCGCCAGAGTTATCTGGGCCGGGCCGGGCAGGCGATCGAGCCGCTCGTCGAGCCGCTCGGCTGGGACTGGAAGATCGGCATGGCGACCCTGGCCAGCTTTCCGGCCCGCGAGGTAATCATCGCCGCCCTGGGCACAATTTATAACCTGGGCAGCGAGCAGGACGAGTCCAGCCTTGAGCTGCGTGACGCCATGCGGGCCGAACGCCGACCGGACGGCCGACCGGTCTATACCCCGCTGGTCGCGCTGTCGATCATGGTCTTTTTTGCCCTGTGCTGCCAGTGTGGGGCCACCCTGGCGACGATTAAACGCGAGACCAATTCCTGGGGCTATCCGGTCTTCACTTTTGTGTATATGACGAGTCTGGCCTACCTTGGCGCCCTGGGGGTGTATCAGCTCGGCAGTCGTCTGACCGGCTGA
- a CDS encoding MotA/TolQ/ExbB proton channel family protein: MSFLIQNPLDPLQRFMAVGGPALWGILLVTVVLSTLIIERYVFLRTSYPALVSGVIARWQARSERYSWHARQLRRMEIAELDYQLCRSLPLIRSLTVVLPILGLLGTVNGMIATFTVMQLFGTGNVNGVANGISEALVTTMAGLVCALPGLYFGASLTQRSQVEMQKLTSLLQLDDKFGNPGLLWIRAQVELEKRSGR; the protein is encoded by the coding sequence GTGAGCTTCCTGATCCAGAATCCGCTTGATCCCTTGCAACGATTCATGGCGGTCGGCGGGCCCGCCCTGTGGGGCATCCTGCTGGTCACGGTCGTTCTGAGCACGCTCATCATTGAACGCTACGTCTTCTTGCGCACGAGCTATCCGGCCCTGGTGAGCGGGGTCATTGCCCGCTGGCAGGCGCGCAGCGAGCGCTACTCCTGGCACGCCCGTCAACTGCGCCGGATGGAGATCGCCGAGTTGGACTATCAGCTGTGTCGCTCTCTGCCGCTGATTCGATCCCTGACCGTCGTATTGCCCATTCTGGGACTGTTGGGAACCGTGAACGGCATGATCGCCACCTTTACCGTGATGCAGCTGTTCGGGACGGGCAACGTCAACGGGGTGGCCAACGGCATTTCCGAAGCCCTGGTGACGACCATGGCCGGGCTGGTGTGTGCTCTGCCCGGACTGTACTTTGGCGCCAGCCTGACCCAGCGATCCCAGGTCGAAATGCAGAAACTGACCAGCCTGCTCCAGCTGGACGACAAATTCGGCAACCCAGGCCTGTTGTGGATACGGGCTCAGGTCGAACTTGAGAAACGCTCCGGCCGCTAA
- a CDS encoding FeoB-associated Cys-rich membrane protein, which produces MDVQTLLVLPIVAVAAAYIGRRLWPRRQAQAGCESCPQNRSRTDDYA; this is translated from the coding sequence ATGGATGTCCAGACCTTGCTTGTCCTGCCCATTGTCGCCGTGGCTGCCGCGTATATCGGACGGCGGCTGTGGCCGCGCCGTCAGGCTCAGGCCGGCTGTGAGAGCTGTCCCCAAAACCGGAGCCGGACCGATGATTATGCGTGA
- a CDS encoding biopolymer transporter ExbD — translation MRRRRASLQGDNQPNLTPLIDMVFILLIFFLVTASFVKEAGIDVNRPFAQTTQTKERGTIHIALSARGEVWMERRRVDIRAVRANVERMRADNPEADVIVLADESAQTGLLVQVMDQVRLAGVNNIAVAARQEG, via the coding sequence ATGAGACGCCGCCGAGCCAGCCTCCAGGGCGACAACCAGCCCAATCTGACCCCGCTGATTGATATGGTCTTTATTCTGCTCATCTTTTTCCTGGTGACGGCGTCGTTCGTCAAAGAAGCCGGGATTGATGTCAACCGGCCTTTCGCCCAGACCACCCAGACCAAGGAACGCGGTACGATCCATATCGCCCTGTCGGCCAGGGGTGAGGTGTGGATGGAGCGCCGCCGGGTCGATATTCGAGCGGTCCGGGCCAATGTCGAGCGGATGCGGGCCGATAACCCGGAGGCCGATGTCATCGTGTTGGCGGACGAGTCGGCACAAACCGGACTGCTGGTCCAGGTCATGGATCAGGTCCGGCTGGCCGGCGTGAACAATATCGCCGTTGCCGCCCGGCAGGAGGGCTAG
- a CDS encoding DUF3450 domain-containing protein, with the protein MTHKTSLVCLLVWTSLVGWTGRVTAQALESSLTAQTQANQAAIDSQNAIDRLDDETQRLLATYREIVQQTDSLRVYAEQLDRMLDAQGQEVTSLEQQLQEIEVTQREILPLLVRMLERLEQFVTLDIPFLPEERQARLTSLRTWLDQSDLTIAEKYRRIMEAYQVEMEYGRTIEAYRGGLTLDDQERTVDFLRVGRLALLYQTLDGQEVGQWNHAARQWEPLPQSYRSAVTRGLLVAQQQATPQLLSLPVPAPQPDKVIP; encoded by the coding sequence ATGACGCACAAGACCTCCCTGGTATGCCTGCTGGTGTGGACCAGTCTTGTGGGCTGGACCGGGCGAGTCACCGCCCAGGCGCTGGAGTCGTCCCTGACTGCCCAGACCCAGGCCAACCAAGCCGCTATAGACTCGCAAAACGCCATTGACCGCCTGGACGACGAAACCCAGCGGCTGCTCGCCACCTATCGAGAGATTGTCCAGCAGACGGACAGCCTGCGGGTGTATGCCGAGCAACTCGACCGCATGCTCGACGCCCAAGGCCAAGAGGTCACCTCGCTCGAACAGCAGCTGCAAGAGATCGAGGTCACCCAGCGTGAGATCTTGCCCCTGCTGGTCCGCATGCTCGAACGCCTGGAGCAGTTTGTGACCCTGGATATTCCGTTTCTGCCCGAAGAACGCCAGGCGCGTCTGACGAGTCTGCGGACCTGGCTCGACCAGTCCGACCTGACGATTGCCGAGAAGTATCGACGCATCATGGAAGCCTATCAGGTCGAGATGGAATACGGTCGGACGATTGAGGCCTACCGTGGCGGGCTGACGCTGGACGACCAGGAACGCACGGTCGATTTCTTACGGGTTGGCCGGCTGGCGCTGCTGTATCAGACGCTGGACGGCCAGGAGGTCGGCCAGTGGAATCATGCCGCCCGCCAGTGGGAGCCCCTGCCGCAGAGCTACCGGAGCGCGGTCACACGGGGTTTGCTGGTCGCCCAGCAACAGGCCACGCCACAGCTGCTCAGTCTGCCCGTCCCGGCTCCACAGCCAGATAAGGTGATACCGTGA
- a CDS encoding TonB family protein yields the protein MWRRTTASGGGGLVVALLLFLGMQALISRPPSDSLRRDAYPMIDFVRLAREEPPPPDARREPPPEPPPPENPPPTPSLALPSPQPRLAAPQLEMTTAPVRGPLLGMIPLGAPSAAQPAGPGLMNQELIALVRVPPRYPSRASRMQIEGFVTVEFTITKDGSVSDPVVIESSPPKIFDRAALRAIVQWKFKPRTQDGQAVDSRASQRINFALQEG from the coding sequence ATGTGGCGGCGGACGACAGCGTCGGGAGGTGGCGGGCTCGTCGTCGCCCTCCTGCTCTTTCTTGGCATGCAGGCCCTGATCTCACGGCCGCCGAGTGACAGTCTGCGTCGGGATGCCTACCCGATGATCGACTTCGTGCGCCTGGCCCGCGAAGAACCGCCCCCGCCAGACGCCCGGCGTGAACCTCCGCCGGAGCCCCCCCCGCCCGAAAATCCGCCGCCGACCCCGAGCTTGGCCCTGCCCTCGCCGCAGCCCAGGCTGGCAGCGCCGCAGCTCGAGATGACGACGGCGCCCGTCCGCGGGCCTTTGCTGGGCATGATCCCCTTGGGGGCGCCGTCCGCAGCCCAGCCGGCCGGACCGGGGCTGATGAACCAGGAACTGATCGCCCTGGTGCGAGTCCCCCCGCGCTATCCGTCGCGCGCCTCGCGCATGCAGATCGAGGGATTTGTGACGGTTGAGTTTACCATCACCAAAGATGGCAGCGTGAGCGACCCGGTGGTGATCGAATCCTCGCCGCCCAAAATTTTTGACCGAGCTGCGCTGCGGGCCATTGTCCAATGGAAATTCAAGCCCCGGACCCAAGACGGGCAGGCGGTTGACTCACGCGCCTCGCAGCGGATCAACTTCGCCCTGCAGGAGGGCTGA
- the recG gene encoding ATP-dependent DNA helicase RecG, with protein MAERSTSSAGRSSSFRSTPPLKKPVQYVKGVGPKRAQQLARLGIHTVEDLLYHLPFRYQDRRELRTIRDLATGEEGATVGQLVRMERRFMGRRRRWVLEGVVRDETGFLFLMWYHQHRYFQQKYRVGQRVLLFGKVALGLKGGKWMIHPEMELVDEEDQTARILPIYNKTTEMTVAAMRRLVHGAVEMYADLVPTSIPPECSARLDLMDLSAALRYLHLPPADADLKPLNEVTSEAHRAVVFDELFYLQLGMALRRRSLVKEDGLSIVPGMLSTRLREVLPFRLTGAQERVLEAIQRDLAAPHPMNRLVQGDVGSGKTMVALSAAMAALDSGFQVAFMAPTELLAEQHFRTLRPLADALQVSIALLTGETKRKTELYESLERGEIEIVVGTHALIQDGVRFRQLGLAIVDEQHRFGVMQRAALRRHGANPDMLLMTATPIPRTLALTLYGDLEVSVIDELPPGRKPVATRVFHEGERQQAYGLVKDHLDRGQQAYVVYPLVEESEKLDLKAATSMAEELAGGAFRDYRVALLHGRMKSEDKDEVMRRFQNGEAQLLVSTTVIEVGIDVPNATVMLIEHAERFGLSQLHQLRGRVGRGQAESVCLLLAQYTPADEALRRLQVMADSNDGFRIAEADLALRGPGEFLGTRQSGLPDFRVANIVRDSRILEAARQEAQAWLAKDPELRSPASRRMRAILEDRWAGRLELARVG; from the coding sequence ATGGCTGAGCGTTCCACCTCGTCGGCTGGCCGGTCGTCTTCCTTCCGGTCCACGCCGCCTCTGAAAAAACCCGTCCAGTATGTGAAGGGCGTCGGCCCCAAGCGCGCCCAGCAGCTGGCCCGGCTGGGCATCCATACGGTTGAGGATTTGCTCTACCACCTGCCGTTTCGCTACCAGGACCGGCGTGAGCTGAGAACGATTCGTGATCTGGCGACCGGCGAAGAGGGGGCGACGGTGGGTCAGCTGGTCCGCATGGAGCGCCGCTTCATGGGCCGCCGTCGCCGCTGGGTGCTCGAAGGCGTGGTCCGCGACGAGACCGGCTTTCTGTTTCTGATGTGGTACCACCAGCACCGCTATTTCCAGCAGAAATACCGCGTCGGTCAGCGGGTGCTGCTGTTCGGCAAGGTCGCCCTGGGCCTCAAGGGCGGCAAGTGGATGATCCATCCGGAGATGGAGCTGGTCGACGAAGAAGACCAGACGGCGCGTATCCTGCCCATCTATAACAAAACCACCGAGATGACGGTCGCGGCCATGCGTCGCCTGGTCCACGGCGCGGTCGAGATGTATGCCGATCTGGTGCCTACCAGCATCCCGCCCGAGTGCAGCGCGCGTTTGGACCTAATGGATCTGAGTGCGGCCCTGCGCTACCTGCACCTGCCGCCGGCCGATGCCGACCTCAAGCCGCTCAACGAGGTGACGTCTGAGGCGCACCGAGCGGTGGTCTTTGACGAGCTCTTCTATCTCCAGCTGGGCATGGCCCTGCGGCGGCGGAGTCTGGTCAAAGAGGACGGTCTGTCCATCGTGCCGGGTATGCTCTCGACCCGTCTGCGCGAGGTCTTGCCCTTTCGCCTGACAGGCGCCCAGGAGCGGGTGCTGGAAGCCATCCAGCGTGATCTGGCCGCCCCCCATCCGATGAACCGTCTGGTCCAGGGCGATGTCGGCTCGGGCAAGACTATGGTCGCCCTGAGTGCCGCCATGGCGGCGCTTGACAGCGGCTTCCAGGTGGCCTTCATGGCGCCGACCGAACTCTTGGCCGAACAGCATTTCCGTACTCTCCGCCCCTTGGCCGATGCGCTCCAGGTCTCAATCGCGCTGCTGACCGGCGAGACCAAACGCAAAACCGAGCTGTACGAGTCGCTGGAGCGGGGCGAGATCGAGATCGTCGTCGGCACCCACGCCCTGATTCAAGACGGGGTGCGCTTTCGCCAGCTGGGTCTGGCCATTGTGGACGAGCAGCACCGCTTCGGGGTGATGCAACGCGCCGCCCTGCGACGCCACGGCGCCAACCCGGACATGCTGCTGATGACCGCCACCCCGATTCCCCGCACCCTGGCCCTGACCCTGTACGGCGACCTCGAGGTGTCGGTGATTGACGAGCTGCCGCCCGGCCGCAAACCGGTCGCCACCCGGGTGTTTCACGAGGGCGAACGCCAGCAGGCGTATGGGCTGGTCAAGGACCACCTCGACCGCGGCCAGCAGGCCTATGTGGTCTATCCGCTGGTCGAAGAATCCGAGAAGTTGGACCTGAAGGCCGCGACCAGCATGGCTGAGGAACTCGCCGGCGGCGCCTTTCGGGACTATCGCGTGGCCCTGCTCCACGGCCGCATGAAGAGTGAGGACAAGGACGAGGTGATGCGCCGTTTCCAGAACGGTGAGGCGCAGCTGCTGGTGTCAACGACCGTCATTGAGGTCGGCATTGACGTGCCCAACGCGACGGTCATGCTGATTGAGCACGCCGAGCGCTTCGGCCTGTCGCAGCTCCACCAGCTGCGCGGCCGGGTCGGCCGTGGGCAGGCCGAGTCGGTGTGTCTGCTGTTGGCCCAGTACACCCCGGCCGACGAAGCCCTGCGGCGTCTCCAGGTCATGGCTGACTCCAACGACGGCTTTCGGATCGCCGAGGCCGATTTGGCCCTGCGGGGCCCCGGCGAATTTCTCGGCACCCGCCAGTCCGGCCTGCCCGATTTCCGGGTGGCCAACATCGTCCGGGACAGCCGTATTCTGGAAGCCGCCCGCCAGGAAGCCCAGGCCTGGCTGGCCAAAGACCCCGAGTTGCGCTCGCCGGCCTCGCGTCGGATGCGGGCGATCCTGGAGGATCGCTGGGCCGGACGCCTGGAGCTGGCCCGGGTGGGCTGA